One Leptolyngbya ohadii IS1 genomic window carries:
- a CDS encoding ABC transporter ATP-binding protein, whose amino-acid sequence MNWLSSKIELREISHVFQSRDRKPIHALEDISLQVSAGRFVSLIGPSGSGKTTLFNIIAGLQQPTAGQVFLDEQDVTGKIGLVSYMLQKDLLLPWRTVLDNVVLGMELQGFSIRKARQLALPYFYQYGLGGFEHHYPAELSGGMRQRAALLRTLLCHSELILLDEPFGALDAQTRAQMQEWLLQLWSDFGKTVLFVTHDVDEAIYLSDEVFVLTARPGTIKARIEISLDRPRPRQIVTDPSFIRLKETCLALLADEDIAGSISKLSRDMARKGKVQR is encoded by the coding sequence ATGAACTGGCTTTCTAGCAAAATAGAGCTACGTGAAATCAGCCATGTTTTTCAAAGCCGCGATCGCAAGCCAATTCACGCTTTGGAGGACATCAGCCTGCAAGTCTCGGCAGGTCGCTTTGTCAGTTTGATCGGACCCTCTGGAAGCGGAAAGACAACGCTGTTTAACATTATTGCGGGTTTGCAGCAGCCTACGGCGGGGCAAGTTTTTCTTGACGAGCAGGATGTGACTGGGAAGATTGGTCTGGTTAGCTACATGCTGCAAAAAGATCTGCTCCTCCCCTGGCGAACGGTTTTAGACAACGTTGTTTTGGGGATGGAACTTCAGGGATTTTCCATTCGCAAAGCCAGGCAGTTAGCTCTACCCTATTTCTATCAGTACGGGCTGGGCGGGTTTGAGCATCACTATCCGGCTGAATTATCCGGTGGAATGCGGCAGCGAGCAGCCTTGCTACGGACTTTGCTCTGTCATTCGGAGTTAATTTTGCTCGATGAACCTTTTGGAGCCTTAGATGCACAAACTCGTGCTCAAATGCAGGAATGGCTGCTTCAGCTCTGGAGTGACTTCGGCAAAACTGTTTTGTTTGTAACGCACGATGTAGACGAAGCAATTTACCTTTCTGATGAAGTGTTTGTCCTAACCGCTCGCCCTGGAACCATCAAAGCACGGATTGAAATATCGCTCGATCGCCCTCGCCCGCGTCAGATTGTGACCGATCCAAGCTTCATTCGTCTCAAGGAAACTTGCCTTGCCTTATTAGCGGATGAAGACATTGCAGGATCAATTTCAAAACTCAGTCGGGATATGGCAAGAAAAGGAAAAGTGCAGCGATGA
- a CDS encoding ABC transporter permease, giving the protein MTKLPSSVESLHWMRQAPDQGRSLPRERLWSKRTIVLWQLGITVGLLTLWEAGTRIGWIDAFFWSSPLTILKTGIVFFRQGSAIRDIGFTFRSTIVGFFLGTGLGTAIGLTFWWSRNYAAIAQPLIIAFHATPKLALGPLVILVFGMGFASKVAMAVALTIVISVLTTYSGVQAVDRDLQQLMYSMGATRWQVFTKVVIPSALPWIISSLRVNIGLSLSGAIVGEFLGSQAGLGRLILYAGQTYDIALVWVGVLVLAALSVVMYVLVQRLERVLLKGVMHETQSVGE; this is encoded by the coding sequence ATGACCAAGCTCCCCAGTTCAGTTGAATCACTACACTGGATGAGACAGGCTCCAGATCAAGGGCGATCCCTGCCGCGTGAGCGGCTTTGGTCTAAACGCACAATTGTGCTCTGGCAGCTAGGTATCACCGTCGGCTTGTTGACGCTGTGGGAAGCTGGAACTCGCATTGGCTGGATCGACGCTTTTTTCTGGTCTTCTCCATTGACCATCTTAAAAACTGGAATTGTTTTCTTTCGCCAGGGCAGCGCAATTCGCGATATTGGGTTTACTTTTCGCTCAACGATCGTCGGGTTTTTCCTAGGGACAGGTCTGGGAACAGCAATTGGATTAACCTTCTGGTGGTCACGCAACTATGCGGCAATCGCTCAACCGCTGATTATTGCTTTTCATGCGACTCCTAAATTAGCATTGGGTCCGCTGGTTATCCTGGTTTTTGGCATGGGATTCGCTTCTAAAGTGGCAATGGCAGTGGCGCTAACGATCGTCATATCTGTTCTGACCACCTACAGCGGCGTTCAAGCGGTCGATCGCGATTTGCAGCAGCTGATGTACTCAATGGGAGCAACTCGGTGGCAGGTCTTTACAAAAGTTGTCATCCCATCGGCGCTACCCTGGATTATTTCATCGCTACGAGTCAACATTGGGCTTTCCCTTTCTGGCGCGATCGTCGGTGAGTTTCTTGGCTCCCAGGCGGGGCTGGGACGGTTAATTCTTTATGCGGGGCAAACCTACGACATCGCTCTGGTCTGGGTCGGAGTGCTCGTTCTCGCTGCCCTTTCAGTTGTAATGTATGTCCTGGTGCAACGTCTTGAGCGGGTTTTGTTAAAAGGAGTGATGCATGAAACTCAGTCGGTCGGGGAATGA
- a CDS encoding LysR family transcriptional regulator, protein MNRYKVGHLDFSALISFVEVAEKNSFTDAAVALNLSQPTVSQHIQRLERFLGVQLLHRRPNGAYLTEEGRVFIRYCRDSLQAMQEGAFALAKMSQAVTGIVTLGLTPSSSQRFLSRVLSFYHQQYPQVHVKILEDYTEGLIRQIEQGLLDLAILSLPFPQNHVTYEVLYEEPILLVIGRTHPLATSKKLYLEDIETLPLVLHRQKSTFGSSPCGIGNIVDKVYQIHQHRFKIVAEVKGFQSVRQLLLSNFGASFAPYSLVQEDLEAGRLVAIEVSDCSLSRSAVLITNHRQHLSLAAEKMVEVIRSRASCVVKTELALS, encoded by the coding sequence ATGAATAGATATAAGGTGGGGCATCTAGACTTTTCAGCCTTGATTTCGTTTGTTGAAGTTGCAGAGAAAAATAGTTTTACAGACGCAGCAGTTGCGCTGAACCTATCGCAGCCTACTGTGAGTCAGCACATTCAGAGACTTGAGCGGTTTTTGGGCGTCCAGCTTTTGCACCGGAGACCGAATGGGGCTTATTTAACAGAGGAAGGCAGGGTATTCATTCGCTATTGCCGAGATTCTTTACAAGCCATGCAAGAGGGTGCCTTTGCCCTTGCAAAAATGTCTCAAGCGGTGACTGGCATTGTTACGTTAGGGTTAACACCTTCCTCATCACAGCGATTTCTGTCCAGAGTGTTGAGCTTTTATCATCAACAGTATCCTCAAGTTCATGTAAAAATTTTAGAAGATTACACAGAGGGACTTATCCGGCAAATAGAGCAAGGCTTGCTCGATCTCGCAATCTTATCGCTTCCTTTTCCTCAGAATCATGTTACTTACGAGGTTCTTTACGAAGAACCCATTCTGCTCGTGATTGGCAGAACCCATCCTTTAGCCACCTCTAAGAAGCTCTACTTAGAAGATATCGAAACGCTACCGCTTGTTTTGCATCGGCAGAAATCAACCTTTGGCAGTAGCCCCTGTGGAATTGGAAATATCGTTGACAAGGTTTATCAAATTCATCAGCATCGCTTCAAGATTGTTGCCGAAGTTAAAGGTTTTCAGTCAGTACGGCAACTTTTACTCTCAAACTTTGGTGCCTCATTTGCGCCTTATTCCTTAGTTCAAGAGGATTTAGAAGCTGGCAGATTGGTTGCGATCGAAGTGTCCGATTGTTCCTTATCGCGATCGGCTGTTTTGATTACAAACCATAGGCAGCATCTAAGTTTAGCTGCGGAGAAGATGGTAGAAGTGATCCGGAGCCGAGCAAGCTGTGTCGTAAAAACCGAGCTTGCACTCTCGTAG